The following are encoded together in the Luteitalea sp. genome:
- the murD gene encoding UDP-N-acetylmuramoyl-L-alanine--D-glutamate ligase → MERAEGHHALPHRGDRLCALQPDDTEAPVSGQGLRLEIRDSRLRMDMSVAGRRVLVVGAARSGLAAADLLVDRGAHVTLTDVRTSVEAADALRARGVTLELGGHRIETLRETDLIVLSPGVPPTQPLLRTARESGVPIVAELELASWFLRGRVVAVTGTKGKSTTTTLIGHMLDESGLSTMVGGNIGVPLSAQVADSMPETVHVVEVSSFQLESIDTFHPWVAVMLNFFPDHLDRHATEADYAEAKARIFVNQTADDWVVVNADDEHALALAAGGRARQFTFGLDEEFRQGVGLVGDWLVARLGLSERRLVPLSAVKVRGRHLLSDVAAAAAVATLCGADAEAMVRAVRRFTGLEHALEPVGDVGGVRFVNDSKATNVEATRRAIESFDGRVVVIMGGRFKGGDLHELHPALTSRDASVVAIGEARPLLHRALDSVVDVQDVADMREAVRVGHALAHGAGTVLLAPACASFDMFDDYAHRGRVFKEEVEILAQDEGRRARGKEQGGGASDARSEDRALRRKT, encoded by the coding sequence ATGGAGCGAGCCGAAGGTCATCACGCGCTTCCTCATCGTGGCGATCGTCTGTGCGCTCTTCAGCCTGACGACACTGAAGCTCCGGTGAGCGGTCAGGGCTTAAGACTCGAGATTCGCGATTCGAGGCTGCGAATGGACATGAGCGTGGCAGGTCGCCGGGTGCTGGTCGTCGGCGCCGCGCGGAGCGGTCTCGCGGCAGCTGATTTACTCGTCGACCGGGGCGCGCATGTCACGCTGACCGATGTGAGAACGAGCGTCGAAGCGGCCGATGCCCTGCGAGCGCGCGGTGTCACATTGGAGCTCGGAGGGCACCGGATCGAGACGCTGCGCGAAACGGATCTGATTGTGCTGAGCCCAGGCGTGCCACCCACGCAGCCCCTGCTCCGGACGGCACGCGAGTCCGGCGTGCCCATCGTGGCGGAGCTCGAGCTGGCTTCGTGGTTCCTTCGTGGTCGGGTCGTGGCGGTGACCGGCACAAAAGGGAAGTCGACGACGACAACGTTGATCGGTCACATGTTGGACGAGAGTGGGCTTTCTACGATGGTGGGCGGAAACATCGGCGTGCCGTTGTCGGCGCAGGTGGCCGACTCCATGCCGGAGACCGTGCACGTCGTCGAGGTAAGCAGCTTCCAGCTCGAAAGTATCGACACGTTTCATCCGTGGGTGGCGGTGATGCTCAACTTCTTTCCAGATCACCTCGACCGCCACGCCACGGAGGCGGACTATGCGGAAGCCAAAGCGCGCATCTTCGTGAATCAGACAGCGGACGATTGGGTCGTCGTGAACGCAGACGACGAGCATGCCCTGGCGCTTGCGGCGGGCGGCCGCGCCCGGCAGTTCACGTTCGGTCTGGATGAGGAGTTCCGGCAAGGGGTTGGCTTGGTCGGCGATTGGTTGGTGGCCCGGCTCGGCCTCAGCGAGCGGCGGCTGGTACCGCTGAGCGCCGTCAAGGTGAGAGGCCGCCACCTGCTGAGTGACGTAGCTGCTGCGGCGGCAGTAGCCACGCTCTGCGGAGCGGATGCGGAGGCGATGGTGCGCGCGGTCAGGCGCTTTACAGGCCTCGAGCATGCGCTCGAGCCGGTGGGCGATGTCGGCGGCGTGCGCTTTGTCAACGATTCGAAGGCGACCAACGTCGAGGCGACGCGTCGCGCTATCGAAAGCTTCGATGGCCGTGTCGTGGTCATCATGGGCGGCCGCTTCAAGGGTGGCGACCTGCACGAGCTTCACCCGGCGCTGACGTCACGTGACGCGAGTGTGGTGGCCATTGGCGAGGCCCGGCCACTCCTCCACCGCGCGCTCGACAGCGTCGTGGATGTACAGGACGTGGCTGACATGCGGGAGGCGGTGCGCGTCGGCCATGCCCTGGCTCACGGTGCCGGAACCGTGCTCCTGGCTCCCGCGTGCGCGAGCTTCGACATGTTCGACGATTACGCGCACCGTGGCCGGGTGTTCAAGGAAGAGGTGGAGATCCTCGCCCAGGACGAGGGGCGACGTGCCAGGGGCAAAGAGCAAGGGGGTGGGGCGAGCGACGCGCGGTCTGAAGACCGCGCGCTCCGTCGAAAAACATAG
- a CDS encoding phospho-N-acetylmuramoyl-pentapeptide-transferase: MLYHLLYSFHEYASVLNVTRYITFRTAAASITALFLSLVLGPWVIRKLREFQIGQVIRHEGPASHRPKAGTPTMGGLLILTSALVPTLLWADLRNPDIWVAVLSTAACGAIGFVDDYLKTTRRSHHGLQPRYKLGATALVGALVGVSLLVMASYDLYTTRLIFPFFKWLIPDIGWFYVPFAMLVLMGASHAVNLTDGLDGLAISCFAVAAATYTALTYVTGHRELAEYLLLVHFPQVGELTVFCGALVGAGLGFLWFNCYPAEVFMGDVGSLSLGGALGTVALLIKQELLLLIVGGVFVLEALSVIVQVGSFKLTGQRVFKMAPLHHHFELVGWSEPKVITRFLIVAIVCALFSLTTLKLR, encoded by the coding sequence ATGCTCTACCACTTGCTGTACTCGTTCCATGAGTACGCCTCGGTGTTGAACGTCACGCGCTACATCACGTTTCGCACCGCGGCGGCAAGCATCACGGCGCTGTTTTTGAGCTTGGTTCTCGGGCCATGGGTTATTCGCAAGCTACGGGAGTTCCAAATCGGCCAGGTGATTCGACACGAAGGCCCTGCCAGCCATCGTCCGAAAGCCGGTACGCCGACCATGGGCGGCTTGCTCATCTTGACGTCGGCGCTGGTGCCGACGCTGCTCTGGGCGGATCTCCGCAATCCCGACATCTGGGTCGCGGTCTTGAGCACTGCAGCCTGCGGTGCCATCGGCTTTGTCGACGACTACTTGAAGACGACGCGACGTTCGCACCATGGGCTGCAGCCGCGCTACAAGCTCGGCGCGACGGCACTGGTTGGCGCGCTGGTGGGGGTCTCGCTGCTCGTGATGGCGAGCTACGACTTGTACACGACGCGGCTGATCTTCCCGTTCTTCAAGTGGTTGATTCCAGACATCGGCTGGTTCTACGTGCCATTCGCGATGTTGGTGCTCATGGGAGCCTCCCATGCGGTCAACCTCACCGATGGTCTGGATGGCCTGGCCATCAGTTGCTTTGCAGTCGCGGCGGCGACCTATACGGCGCTGACCTACGTCACCGGCCACAGGGAGCTCGCGGAGTACCTGTTGTTGGTGCATTTTCCGCAAGTGGGAGAGCTCACGGTGTTCTGCGGTGCGCTGGTCGGCGCGGGCCTTGGCTTCTTGTGGTTCAACTGCTACCCGGCCGAGGTCTTCATGGGCGACGTTGGATCGCTCAGCCTGGGCGGCGCGCTGGGCACGGTTGCGCTCCTCATCAAGCAGGAGCTGCTGCTGCTGATCGTCGGCGGCGTGTTCGTGTTGGAGGCTTTGTCGGTCATCGTGCAGGTCGGGTCGTTCAAGCTGACCGGGCAGCGCGTCTTCAAGATGGCGCCGCTCCACCATCACTTCGAGCTGGTGGGATGGAGCGAGCCGAAGGTCATCACGCGCTTCCTCATCGTGGCGATCGTCTGTGCGCTCTTCAGCCTGACGACACTGAAGCTCCGGTGA
- the murF gene encoding UDP-N-acetylmuramoyl-tripeptide--D-alanyl-D-alanine ligase encodes MPGRGTRRRRRLAAASRRSTTRWWRVRRSRGGARPPRYEAVSVAHFSVAAAEAAAACGGRLAAGRQDLVLGQVSIDSRTLRRGELFIAIRGERFDGHDFVAAALAAGAMGVVVDKAHGAPMVAGDELVIVVDDTTRALQRLASHVRRRSRARVVAITGSVGKTTTKDITAALLAMRYRTFRNEGNLNNHIGLPLSLLELTSGPDVAVVELGMSAPGEIRRLVEISEPDVRVWTNVGAAHLEFFDSVDAIADAKAEIGEQAAPDTELVANADDARVMARVVGFPGRIITFGLDEPARVRATAIEDRGLQGMRASVDVGGRSLSIETPLIGRGNLANLLAAIAVADAFAVPLADVAERVRTLAPAAHRGEVFTTGLGVTVVDDAYNSSPLALERALLTIGAEARATRKIAVLGEMLELGEASDALHRAVGGLVVACHIARLITVGGRPARSLGEAAVEAGLARDAVAHASTSDEAAELVVRCVAPGDAVLVKGSRGIRLERVVERLKGSSGAS; translated from the coding sequence TTGCCGGGAAGGGGCACGAGACGACGCAGGAGATTGGCAGCCGCGTCACGCCGTTCGACGACACGGTGGTGGCGCGTGCGGCGCTCGCGCGGCGGCGCCAGGCCACCTCGGTATGAAGCAGTGAGCGTCGCGCATTTCTCGGTCGCGGCTGCAGAAGCCGCCGCCGCGTGCGGTGGAAGGCTTGCAGCCGGACGCCAGGACCTGGTCCTCGGCCAGGTGTCGATCGATTCGCGGACGCTGCGACGTGGCGAGCTGTTCATCGCGATCCGTGGCGAGCGCTTCGACGGTCATGACTTCGTGGCCGCCGCTCTCGCCGCGGGCGCGATGGGCGTCGTCGTTGACAAGGCGCACGGCGCGCCGATGGTTGCCGGCGATGAGCTGGTGATTGTCGTCGACGACACGACGCGCGCGCTCCAACGTCTCGCGTCGCACGTTCGGCGCCGGTCGAGGGCTCGCGTCGTGGCCATCACGGGGAGCGTAGGAAAGACGACGACCAAGGACATCACGGCAGCGTTACTGGCCATGCGATACCGAACGTTCCGGAACGAAGGCAATCTGAACAACCACATCGGGTTGCCGTTGTCGTTACTCGAGCTGACGTCGGGTCCGGATGTTGCGGTGGTGGAGCTGGGGATGAGCGCGCCCGGCGAGATTCGCCGCCTCGTGGAGATATCGGAGCCGGACGTGCGCGTCTGGACCAATGTGGGTGCTGCGCATCTCGAGTTCTTCGACTCGGTGGATGCGATTGCAGACGCGAAAGCGGAGATCGGCGAGCAGGCCGCGCCAGACACCGAGCTCGTCGCGAACGCAGATGACGCGCGTGTCATGGCGAGGGTTGTCGGGTTCCCAGGCAGGATCATCACGTTTGGGTTGGACGAGCCGGCCCGCGTGCGGGCGACGGCGATCGAAGACCGCGGCTTGCAGGGGATGCGGGCGAGCGTGGACGTCGGCGGCCGGTCCCTGTCAATCGAGACGCCGCTCATCGGGCGGGGCAACCTCGCGAACCTGCTGGCCGCCATCGCTGTCGCCGACGCGTTCGCGGTTCCACTGGCAGACGTCGCGGAGCGTGTCCGAACGCTCGCGCCTGCGGCGCACCGCGGCGAGGTGTTCACGACCGGATTGGGCGTCACTGTCGTTGACGATGCGTACAACTCGAGCCCACTCGCGCTCGAGCGGGCCTTGCTGACCATTGGCGCGGAAGCGCGGGCGACGCGGAAGATCGCGGTGCTCGGCGAGATGCTCGAGCTGGGCGAGGCGAGCGACGCCCTCCATCGGGCGGTTGGTGGCCTCGTCGTGGCATGCCATATCGCGCGGCTGATCACGGTTGGAGGACGACCGGCGCGCAGCCTTGGCGAAGCGGCGGTCGAGGCCGGGTTGGCGCGCGATGCGGTCGCACACGCGTCGACGAGCGACGAAGCCGCGGAGCTGGTGGTGCGCTGCGTGGCACCGGGCGACGCCGTGCTGGTCAAGGGATCGCGCGGCATTCGGCTGGAACGTGTGGTGGAGCGACTGAAGGGGAGCAGCGGAGCCTCGTGA
- a CDS encoding UDP-N-acetylmuramoyl-L-alanyl-D-glutamate--2,6-diaminopimelate ligase, protein MPRREWPTLLLVAMRQRGAPAVFALRALADRSAPPGITYAARAQRAPLMRRPTVAPVMRNTAASHRKAVAVTLGEILASVPQALGWRLAAGAPGAAGSGRVGDLVVTAVEHDSRRIKPGALFIALRGLKMDGVAFAPQAAEQGAVAVVAETEPPGGWTTPWIVVTNARAALAALAHVFFGRPSEHLLVVGVTGTNGKTTTTYLLTAVFERAGVTCGRIGTVGYRIGREERPAARTTPEAPDVHRMLRDMVDQGCGACAMEVSSHALDLRRVDFSRFAAAIFTNLTRDHLDYHGDMERYFLAKKRLFDMLPEGAPSIVNVDDLRGEQLLASVKRPVTYGIDRPCDVHPQRVELSLAGVNAEVDTPRGRLSLRSHLPGRPNLSNVLAAIGTGVALDLPLGAIVDGIGDVERVPGRFQVVSSSGDEVDVIVDYAHTDDALKNLLETARPLAKGRLITVFGCGGDRDRTKRPLMGAVAARLSDLVVLTSDNPRSEDPARIIEEIKKGIVRPERPERRVSPKPGEGGPQTPLSATPYVAVVDREEAIARAVKEAAPGDLVVIAGKGHETTQEIGSRVTPFDDTVVARAALARRRQATSV, encoded by the coding sequence TTGCCGAGACGAGAATGGCCGACGCTTCTGTTGGTGGCGATGCGGCAGCGCGGGGCTCCCGCCGTCTTCGCGCTTCGCGCTCTGGCGGACAGGTCAGCCCCGCCGGGGATAACGTACGCAGCGCGGGCTCAGAGGGCGCCCCTAATGCGGCGCCCGACCGTGGCTCCCGTGATGCGGAATACCGCAGCCTCGCACAGGAAGGCGGTGGCGGTGACGCTGGGCGAGATCCTCGCTAGTGTGCCGCAGGCGCTCGGGTGGCGCCTGGCCGCCGGCGCCCCTGGCGCGGCAGGGAGCGGGCGTGTGGGCGACCTCGTCGTTACGGCTGTTGAGCACGACTCTCGGCGGATCAAGCCGGGGGCGCTGTTCATCGCCCTTCGAGGGCTGAAGATGGACGGCGTCGCGTTCGCGCCGCAAGCCGCTGAGCAAGGAGCTGTCGCCGTTGTCGCCGAGACGGAGCCACCTGGCGGTTGGACGACGCCCTGGATTGTCGTCACGAACGCGCGTGCCGCGCTGGCTGCGCTTGCGCATGTCTTCTTTGGGCGTCCGAGCGAGCATCTGCTCGTTGTCGGCGTCACGGGCACGAACGGTAAGACGACGACGACGTATCTATTGACCGCAGTGTTCGAACGGGCCGGCGTCACGTGCGGACGCATCGGCACCGTGGGCTACCGAATCGGACGCGAGGAGCGTCCAGCCGCACGAACCACTCCGGAGGCACCGGACGTGCACCGCATGCTTCGCGACATGGTCGATCAGGGATGTGGCGCTTGCGCCATGGAGGTGTCATCGCACGCGCTCGATCTCCGGCGGGTGGACTTCTCACGGTTTGCGGCGGCGATCTTCACGAATCTGACGCGCGACCATCTGGACTATCACGGGGACATGGAGCGTTACTTTCTGGCCAAGAAGCGGCTGTTCGACATGTTGCCCGAGGGCGCGCCGTCAATCGTGAACGTCGACGACCTGCGGGGGGAGCAGTTGCTGGCGTCGGTGAAGCGCCCGGTGACGTATGGGATCGACCGTCCTTGCGACGTACATCCGCAGCGCGTGGAGCTGTCGCTCGCGGGTGTCAATGCGGAGGTGGACACCCCGCGCGGGCGGCTGTCGCTGCGCAGCCATCTACCGGGTCGGCCGAACCTGAGCAACGTGCTGGCGGCCATCGGCACGGGGGTCGCGCTCGACCTCCCGCTCGGCGCCATCGTGGACGGTATCGGTGACGTCGAGCGGGTGCCGGGTCGCTTTCAAGTGGTCTCGTCGTCGGGAGACGAGGTGGATGTCATTGTCGACTACGCCCATACGGACGATGCGCTCAAGAACCTGCTCGAGACGGCGCGTCCGCTCGCGAAGGGTCGCTTGATCACGGTGTTCGGGTGTGGCGGCGACCGGGACCGGACCAAGCGCCCGCTGATGGGGGCCGTGGCTGCGCGACTGAGCGATCTCGTGGTGTTGACCTCTGATAACCCGCGCTCCGAGGATCCGGCGCGCATCATCGAAGAGATTAAGAAGGGGATTGTGCGGCCCGAGCGGCCGGAGCGACGCGTCTCGCCGAAGCCTGGCGAAGGCGGACCGCAGACGCCTCTTTCCGCCACGCCATACGTCGCGGTGGTCGACCGTGAGGAAGCCATCGCACGTGCAGTGAAGGAGGCAGCGCCCGGCGACCTCGTGGTGATTGCCGGGAAGGGGCACGAGACGACGCAGGAGATTGGCAGCCGCGTCACGCCGTTCGACGACACGGTGGTGGCGCGTGCGGCGCTCGCGCGGCGGCGCCAGGCCACCTCGGTATGA
- a CDS encoding PASTA domain-containing protein, with translation MADSNKRREAFAAALNIRHLIRDARRAAAADRPRPARAWRDLVRSRVAVLAFLLAFWAAAIEARLVYLQVFAHEELVALAERQQNQTVEAPAKRGELVDRNGHVLAYSVDGDTIYAVPSDIEDPEQAAARICAELNDCGPEGREDLARRLARDSAFAYVKRRASPEEARRVAALGIDGIGFHKESRRYYPNRELAAQLIGYVGVDNVGLAGVEASYDKVIRGRPGRLIFQHDARRRALLSRIERPPTAGATVELTIDASLQHITERELRAAVEKHGAKAATAVIMDPQTGEILAMASAPTFNPNAFRHASKEALRNRIVQNIYEPASTFKVVTASAALTEQKVSLDEMIDCDPGYILIGRRRIDDEHRYGRLSFEDVIVKSSNVGAIKVGLRLGAETLGRYARRFGFGRVTSKDFLGEEPGIVWAPSKLTDSGLASMSMGYQVSVTPLQMATAVSSVANGGELLRPRLVRATVANGRRRETTRQVVRRTLTPEVAGQVTTVMEQVVERGTLAHFAQVDGYTIAGKTGTAQRVENGRYSGAHNPVVVGFVPSRNPRFTILVLVEAPTKGGYYGAVIAGPVFKRITEEALRAYGVPPDIDPSPPLLVARDNSSPEAEAVLASTTSDVPRVIAASVRKGVMPDLVGMSARDATRTLASLGLLVRLRGDGAVLQQSVEAAQAVERGALCTLSLGRMPPERERAEPVAETRMADASVGGDAAARGSRRLRASRSGGQVSPAGDNVRSAGSEGAPNAAPDRGSRDAEYRSLAQEGGGGDAGRDPR, from the coding sequence GTGGCTGACTCGAACAAGAGACGCGAGGCGTTTGCCGCCGCGCTGAACATCCGCCATCTGATCCGCGACGCGCGGCGCGCGGCGGCCGCCGATCGACCGCGCCCAGCGCGTGCATGGCGCGATCTGGTTCGGAGCCGAGTCGCTGTGCTGGCGTTCTTGCTCGCCTTCTGGGCGGCCGCCATCGAGGCGCGGCTGGTCTACCTTCAGGTCTTCGCGCACGAAGAGCTCGTGGCGCTTGCCGAGCGGCAGCAGAACCAGACGGTTGAGGCTCCTGCAAAGCGCGGCGAGCTCGTAGACCGCAACGGCCACGTGCTGGCCTACAGCGTGGACGGCGACACGATCTACGCGGTGCCCAGCGATATCGAGGATCCGGAGCAGGCCGCAGCGCGGATCTGTGCGGAGCTCAATGATTGCGGGCCTGAGGGGCGCGAGGACCTTGCCCGGCGGCTCGCTCGGGACAGCGCCTTTGCCTACGTGAAGCGCCGGGCGTCGCCCGAAGAGGCGAGGCGGGTAGCGGCGCTCGGCATCGACGGTATCGGCTTCCACAAAGAGAGTCGCCGCTACTACCCGAACCGCGAGCTTGCGGCGCAGCTCATTGGGTATGTCGGGGTAGACAACGTGGGTCTCGCGGGCGTGGAGGCGTCGTACGACAAGGTCATCCGCGGCAGGCCGGGCCGCCTGATCTTCCAGCACGACGCCCGGCGGCGAGCGCTCCTGAGTCGTATCGAGCGCCCCCCAACGGCGGGGGCGACGGTCGAGCTGACGATCGACGCGTCTCTTCAGCACATCACCGAGCGTGAGCTGCGGGCAGCCGTCGAGAAGCACGGCGCGAAGGCGGCCACGGCGGTCATCATGGATCCGCAGACGGGCGAGATTCTCGCCATGGCCAGCGCGCCGACGTTCAATCCAAACGCGTTCCGTCACGCATCCAAGGAGGCGCTCCGGAACCGCATCGTCCAGAACATCTATGAGCCGGCCTCGACATTCAAGGTCGTGACAGCGTCGGCAGCGTTGACGGAACAGAAGGTCAGCTTGGACGAGATGATCGACTGCGATCCCGGCTACATCCTGATTGGCAGGCGCCGCATCGACGATGAACACCGCTACGGCAGACTTTCGTTCGAGGACGTCATCGTCAAGTCGAGCAACGTCGGTGCCATCAAGGTGGGCCTCCGACTGGGGGCAGAGACGCTCGGGCGCTACGCGCGCCGCTTTGGCTTCGGCCGTGTGACGTCGAAAGATTTCCTGGGCGAGGAGCCGGGCATCGTCTGGGCGCCGTCGAAGCTGACTGACAGCGGCTTGGCGTCGATGTCGATGGGGTATCAGGTGAGCGTGACGCCGCTGCAAATGGCGACCGCGGTGAGCTCGGTTGCCAACGGTGGCGAGCTGCTCAGGCCGCGCCTCGTCCGCGCAACGGTCGCAAACGGCCGGCGCCGCGAGACGACGCGCCAGGTGGTGCGGCGCACGTTGACGCCAGAGGTTGCTGGGCAAGTCACCACGGTCATGGAGCAGGTTGTCGAGCGCGGCACGCTTGCGCATTTCGCACAAGTGGATGGGTACACGATCGCTGGGAAGACTGGAACTGCACAAAGGGTCGAGAACGGTCGCTATAGCGGCGCGCACAACCCGGTTGTCGTTGGGTTCGTGCCCTCCCGCAACCCACGCTTCACGATCCTTGTCTTGGTGGAGGCACCAACCAAGGGCGGGTACTACGGGGCGGTCATCGCGGGGCCGGTCTTCAAGCGCATTACCGAGGAGGCCCTTCGGGCGTACGGCGTGCCGCCCGATATCGACCCTTCTCCTCCGCTGCTGGTGGCCCGCGACAACTCTTCACCTGAGGCGGAGGCTGTTCTCGCGTCGACGACGTCGGATGTACCAAGGGTGATTGCGGCGTCCGTTCGCAAAGGCGTAATGCCGGACCTCGTCGGCATGAGCGCGCGAGACGCGACGCGGACGCTGGCCTCCCTCGGTTTGCTGGTACGCCTGCGCGGCGACGGAGCCGTGCTGCAACAGAGCGTCGAGGCTGCGCAGGCGGTGGAGCGTGGTGCGCTGTGCACGCTCTCGCTCGGGCGCATGCCGCCCGAGCGAGAGCGTGCGGAGCCCGTTGCCGAGACGAGAATGGCCGACGCTTCTGTTGGTGGCGATGCGGCAGCGCGGGGCTCCCGCCGTCTTCGCGCTTCGCGCTCTGGCGGACAGGTCAGCCCCGCCGGGGATAACGTACGCAGCGCGGGCTCAGAGGGCGCCCCTAATGCGGCGCCCGACCGTGGCTCCCGTGATGCGGAATACCGCAGCCTCGCACAGGAAGGCGGTGGCGGTGACGCTGGGCGAGATCCTCGCTAG
- the rsmH gene encoding 16S rRNA (cytosine(1402)-N(4))-methyltransferase RsmH produces the protein MLEHQPVMVAEVVAQLVPERGGCFVDCTVGAGGHSRRLLEAGATRLIGLDRDRDALAVAEVSLKAWASQVELVHADFRDLGELLRTRHIEAIDGIVADLGISSMQVDAEGRGFSFRRDEPLDMRMDQTSGPDARALLATCGERELADVIYRYGEERHSRRIARAIVATRARAPIETTGQLASIVRRAMPGARGRIDPATRTFQAVRIWVNRELEGLDGFLREAVSWLRPHGRLVVIAFHSLEDRIVKQTLRQLATEAPRQLVLLTKRPLVPSDEEIGRNPRARSAKLRAAERMTHE, from the coding sequence ATGCTCGAGCACCAGCCGGTGATGGTTGCGGAGGTCGTCGCGCAGCTGGTGCCGGAGCGCGGCGGGTGCTTTGTCGATTGCACGGTGGGTGCTGGCGGGCACAGCCGTCGGTTGCTCGAGGCTGGCGCGACGAGGCTGATCGGACTGGATCGGGACCGTGACGCGCTCGCGGTCGCCGAAGTGAGCTTGAAGGCGTGGGCATCGCAAGTCGAGCTGGTCCATGCCGACTTTCGCGATCTGGGCGAGCTGCTGCGCACGCGGCACATCGAGGCGATCGACGGCATCGTGGCGGACTTGGGTATTTCCTCGATGCAGGTCGACGCCGAAGGACGAGGATTCAGCTTCCGGCGCGACGAGCCGCTCGACATGCGGATGGATCAGACGAGCGGCCCCGACGCCCGCGCGCTACTGGCGACGTGCGGTGAACGTGAGCTTGCTGACGTCATCTATCGCTACGGCGAGGAACGCCACTCGCGTCGCATCGCCCGCGCGATCGTGGCGACGCGGGCACGAGCGCCCATCGAGACGACGGGCCAACTGGCGTCGATCGTGAGACGTGCGATGCCCGGCGCTCGGGGGCGCATCGACCCGGCGACGCGAACATTTCAGGCGGTGCGCATTTGGGTCAATCGCGAGCTCGAGGGTCTCGACGGGTTCTTGCGCGAGGCGGTCTCTTGGCTTCGGCCGCACGGACGCCTGGTGGTCATCGCCTTTCACTCGCTCGAGGACCGCATCGTCAAGCAGACGTTGCGCCAGTTGGCGACCGAGGCACCGCGCCAGTTGGTGCTGCTGACCAAGCGCCCGCTGGTGCCCAGTGATGAAGAGATTGGACGGAACCCGCGAGCGCGAAGCGCGAAGTTGCGCGCCGCGGAGAGGATGACGCATGAATGA
- a CDS encoding division/cell wall cluster transcriptional repressor MraZ codes for MSLRGSIKARIDDKGRLKMPTVFRAAVEKDHGIGLYITSLNSAGNHVRIYPLPVWEEIEAKLNAMSATHPVRNKFLKVTSFYGQLAELDSQGRVLIHPRLRDTAVMLGDVDVVGALNHLQVWNYERLLAEIHAEPLTDTELGDLPI; via the coding sequence ATGTCGCTCCGAGGCTCGATCAAGGCCCGCATCGATGACAAGGGCCGGCTCAAGATGCCGACGGTCTTCCGCGCGGCCGTTGAGAAAGACCATGGAATAGGCCTGTATATCACGAGCCTCAACTCCGCCGGGAATCACGTGCGGATCTACCCGCTCCCGGTTTGGGAGGAGATCGAAGCGAAGCTCAACGCGATGAGCGCCACGCATCCGGTCCGCAACAAATTTCTGAAGGTCACGAGCTTCTATGGGCAGCTGGCGGAGCTCGATTCGCAGGGGCGGGTGCTCATCCACCCGCGGTTGCGCGACACGGCGGTAATGCTGGGCGACGTGGACGTCGTCGGAGCGCTGAATCACCTGCAGGTATGGAACTACGAGCGCTTGCTCGCGGAGATCCATGCCGAGCCGCTGACCGACACCGAGCTGGGCGACCTGCCAATTTAG
- a CDS encoding glycosyltransferase — MRRVLVCEAQVPFVEGGAESLVRELVAQLRARGFEADRASVPFKWYPKEEILGHAAAWRLVDLSESGGRPVDLVIATKFPTYFVRHPHKVVWLLHQYRAAYELCGTPYSEFDHTDLDVGLRARLVELDQRMLGECVVRYAISATTAARLERYNGLTATPLYHPSRLSPRLRSGPYGDYFLSVGRLEIVKRVDLPIRAMVHVPEPFRLLIVGEGTYRDRLEELAVALGVADRVRFLGNVADEELLDLYAGCRAVLFAPYDEDYGYVTLEAFGASKPIVTAEDSGGVLELVRDRINGFVCAPDPEALADALGQLAASTALAASLGDAGRERARAITWDGVIDKLTESLAGSPLSETGTKG; from the coding sequence ATGCGTAGGGTTCTTGTCTGTGAAGCTCAGGTGCCGTTTGTGGAAGGCGGCGCCGAGTCTTTGGTGCGCGAGCTCGTCGCGCAGCTTCGGGCGCGCGGGTTCGAAGCGGATCGGGCGAGCGTGCCGTTCAAATGGTATCCAAAGGAGGAAATTCTCGGGCACGCGGCGGCCTGGCGGCTCGTGGACCTGAGCGAGAGCGGCGGGCGGCCGGTTGATCTCGTGATCGCCACGAAGTTTCCCACTTATTTCGTGCGGCATCCGCACAAGGTCGTCTGGCTGCTGCATCAGTACCGCGCGGCGTACGAGCTCTGCGGCACGCCGTACAGCGAGTTCGACCACACCGATCTGGACGTCGGGCTGCGCGCGCGGCTCGTCGAGCTCGATCAGCGCATGCTGGGCGAGTGCGTGGTCCGCTATGCGATCTCGGCCACCACGGCCGCCCGACTCGAGCGCTACAATGGGCTCACCGCCACGCCTCTGTACCACCCCTCGCGCCTCAGCCCCCGGTTGCGCTCCGGCCCGTACGGCGACTATTTCCTGTCAGTGGGCCGGCTCGAGATCGTGAAGCGCGTCGATCTGCCGATCCGTGCGATGGTCCACGTGCCGGAGCCGTTTCGACTACTGATCGTTGGCGAGGGCACTTATCGTGACCGTTTGGAGGAGCTTGCTGTCGCGCTCGGCGTCGCCGATCGCGTCCGCTTTCTGGGTAACGTCGCCGACGAAGAGCTGCTCGACCTCTATGCCGGCTGCCGCGCCGTGCTGTTTGCGCCGTATGACGAAGACTACGGATACGTGACGCTCGAGGCCTTTGGCGCCAGCAAGCCGATCGTCACCGCCGAGGACAGCGGCGGCGTGCTCGAGCTGGTGCGCGACCGTATCAACGGCTTTGTCTGCGCGCCCGATCCGGAAGCACTGGCTGACGCGCTCGGCCAACTTGCCGCCTCCACGGCGCTCGCGGCATCGCTCGGCGACGCCGGGCGAGAGCGCGCACGCGCGATCACGTGGGATGGCGTCATCGACAAGCTCACGGAGAGCCTAGCGGGATCTCCGCTGTCAGAGACAGGAACGAAGGGGTAA